Proteins encoded by one window of Elaeis guineensis isolate ETL-2024a chromosome 12, EG11, whole genome shotgun sequence:
- the LOC105054614 gene encoding short-chain dehydrogenase TIC 32 B, chloroplastic yields MVLNTLSFKEREKIKEWRFKKGMLGTVRYLLGSAGPSGYGSKSTAEDVTEACPDLRSITAVITGATSGIGAETARVLAKRGARLVLPARSLKAAEEAKARIVAECPDAEIIVLPLDLSSLSSVRCFVSRFLALQLPLNLLINNAGKYSYKFAISEDGIEMTFATNYLGHFLLTKLLMEKMVETAMVTGIDGRIVNVSSTIHSWVASGDCLRYLDLVTRKKIPYNATRAYAFSKLANVLHTKELAERLKKMEANVTANAVHPGIVRTRLTRDHDGFIADLLFFLASKLLKTIPQAAATTCYVATHPGMAGVTGKYFADCNEATSSKLASNGDEASHLWRWSEAMTAEKPPKDIGSDRPTRHEQRCDASGTKRRMVRHTEI; encoded by the exons ATGGTATTAAATACATTAAGCttcaaagaaagagaaaagataaaGGAGTGGCGTTTTAAGAAGGGAATGCTGGGAACGGTGAGGTATCTGCTGGGCTCGGCCGGACCCAGCGGCTACGGGTCCAAGTCGACGGCGGAGGACGTCACAGAAGCTTGCCCGGACCTCCGCTCTATTACTGCCGTCATCACCG GGGCGACGTCGGGGATCGGGGCGGAGACGGCGAGGGTGCTGGCGAAGCGCGGGGCGAGGCTGGTGCTGCCGGCGAGGAGCCTCAAGGCGGCGGAGGAGGCCAAGGCTCGGATTGTTGCTGAGTGCCCCGATGCAGAGATCATCGTCCTCCCTCTCGACCTCAGCTCGCTCTCCTCCGTTCGATGCTTCGTCTCACGCTTCCTCGCCCTCCAACTCCCTCTCAACCTCCTCAT aaataatGCGGGAAAGTATTCCTACAAGTTTGCAATATCGGAGGATGGGATCGAGATGACCTTTGCCACCAACTATTTAG GGCATTTTTTGTTGACGAAGCTGCTGATGGAAAAGATGGTGGAGACGGCGATGGTGACGGGAATCGATGGCCGCATCGTGAACGTGTCGTCCACCATCCACAGCTGGGTCGCTTCCGGTGACTGCCTCCGTTATCTCGATCTCGTCACCCGCAAGAAGAT CCCATACAATGCAACGAGAGCCTACGCTTTCTCCAAGCTCGCCAACGTCCTCCACACTAAAGAACTCGCCGAACGATTAAAG AAAATGGAAGCTAACGTGACGGCGAACGCCGTCCATCCTGGCATCGTCAGAACTCGGCTCACCCGTGACCACGACGGCttcatcgccg ATCTGCTGTTCTTCCTCGCCTCCAAGCTTCTCAAAACCATCCCCCAG GCTGCAGCGACGACGTGCTACGTAGCGACGCACCCGGGGATGGCGGGGGTGACGGGGAAGTACTTCGCAGACTGCAACGAGGCGACGTCGTCGAAGTTGGCATCCAACGGCGACGAGGCGTCGCATCTGTGGCGCTGGTCGGAAGCCATGACGGCCGAGAAGCCGCCGAAAGATATTGGCTCGGATCGTCCGACACGACACGAGCAACGATGTGACGCATCGGGGACAAAAAGAAGGATGGTGAGGCACACAGAGATATAA